A genomic region of Caenorhabditis elegans chromosome V contains the following coding sequences:
- the mms-19 gene encoding MMS19 nucleotide excision repair protein (Confirmed by transcript evidence) → MGSEIDQNDTDSSTQEWYRLLVVEKSTTLSDFMTSKRTKMVSDFPEEREEAIEEIIEVISTFPMDFLQKDEVSLLLNYFINSIESSALTGGAVIRGVHHLILKSKNLPDNFEVSLIRVLFKEGNVQSWAQKERQLQYEILIWFLKYRLSFLKGLGPDFLATFMKSVSGERDPRCLVHMFSAFLEVSNNFTLGPFTEDMFETIACYFPVEFKPQKTDTITREYLAASCASCLVSSPSFAPFCFLFIDEKLNDDDCSDEEYEDVLNLLILAYNRFPAQKKNLSLIEPLIGGIRKIGLNPKNKGEMQKYVSQAFEAVIKLCTKSSETNSKALDGIVSSIVEDSEPFVLQAEMGLCKKALTLLRSAFKSLPDKNSRQIFNQVIAWILNLIQGDSVNAAGNRADIVQEGLEYLVEWIQLASEYKELSIETLAVFEQSIFESCSRAREFKPREAITAIYECASVYFESDCASDELISQCRSYIALALRTPIDTDSDFQSLLKLIRIYSSKNFDQVEIILADNETNSWNAMKVLPVLCAISCSQRWNLLKNKIVDELGSTISSSTEISYLICYVQMMEKCKKDPQLFHQQFEVFESVLYKTDCNEPVSVSYLMQSISLLLSEDDHQKFMNQTTTRYQSLEGSSLDNFNQKYRLAYLQNKNTNDLKTIANLKLPERTIRQLFFAICNREAENENNSEIPEQHHIAEIKAKLLRNAPNSLSAFEQFLTNISGSTESPFEYLLDFDSFDSNPDRCRYETASPLWRQRIFCQIVPIFKRKFEEPGSQKHVLVEMLPHLLTFAVPLDFQQLKKQFAMLLPVLIQTIGMEDVIPSHVTRTIPMFLTISEPLQPKDLGTVVKYLCSITRDNDSNMTNLEDALNGLNILARRQPPKSLHSEVPLVVTSINKILGHKKRLLRMMAADVKNNWEMVITK, encoded by the exons aTGGGATCAGAAATTGACCAAAACGATACAGATTCATCGACGCAGGAATGGTATCGCCTGCTcgttgttgaaaaatcaactacTCTTTCTGATTTTATGACTTCTAAAAG aacaaaaatggtgtcggattttccagaagaaagagaagaagCGATTGAAGAAATAATTGAAGTTATCAGCACGTTTCCGAtggattttctacaaaaagaTGAag tatcgCTGCTTCTGAATTACTTTATAAATTCAATCGAATCGTCTGCGCTAACTGGCGGAGCCGTGATCCGCGGAGTTCATCacctaattttgaaatctaaaaatcttcCGGATAATTTTGAAGTCTCACTTATTCGAGTTTTATTTAA aGAAGGAAATGTTCAAAGTTGGGCACAAAAGGAACGGCAGCTGCAGTATGAGATTCTCATTTGGTTCTTGAAATATCGATTATCAt TCTTGAAAGGCCTCGGCCCAGATTTTTTGGCTACATTTATGAAAAGTGTATCCGGAGAGCGTGATCCGAGATGTCTCGTCCACATGTTCTCGGCATTCCTGGAAGTTTCGAACAATTTCACACTCGGACCATTCACAGAAGACATGTTTGAGACGATAGCCTGCTATTTTCCAGTCGAGTTTAAGCCG caaaaaacgGATACAATTACACGAGAATATCTCGCTGCTTCGTGTGCTTCATGTCTCGTATCATCCCCATCCTTCGCTCCattctgttttcttttcatcgACGAAAAGCTGAATGACGATGACTGTTCCGATGAAGAATACGAAGATGTTCTGAACCTTTTG atcctAGCTTACAACCGCTTTCCAGCACAGAAGAAGAACCTATCACTTATTGAGCCACTAATCGGaggaattcgaaaaattggactAAACCCGAAGAATAAGGGAGAAATGCAGAAATATGTTTCGCAGGCATTTGAAGCGGTTATCAAACTGTGCACAAAATCTTCTGAAACGAATTCGAAAGCGTTGGATGGAATTGTTAGTTCGATTGTTGaag attctgAGCCGTTCGTTTTACAAGCAGAAATGGGGCTCTGCAAGAAAGCACTAACACTCCTCCGAAGCGCATTCAAAAGTCTCCCAGACAAGAATTCacgtcaaattttcaatcaagtTATTGCCTGGATTCTCAACCTGATTCAAG gcGACAGTGTAAATGCAGCTGGAAACCGAGCAGATATCGTACAAGAAGGTCTTGAATATCTAGTAGAATGGATACAACTCGCTTCAGAATACAAAGAACTCTCAATTGAAACACTCGCGGTTTTTGAGCAAAGCATTTTCGAATCATGCTCTAGAGCTCGGGAATTTAAACCACGTGAAGCTATTACTGCAATCTATGAATGTGCATCT GTTTACTTTGAATCGGATTGCGCCTCCGATGAATTAATATCCCAATGCCGAAGCTATATCGCACTTGCTCTTCGTACACCAATTGACACtgattcagattttcaaagtcTTTTGAAACTTATCAGAATAtactcttcaaaaaatttcgatcaaGTTGAGATTATTCTCGCTGACAATGAAACTAATTCTTGGA acgcAATGAAAGTTCTACCAGTTCTATGTGCAATTAGCTGCTCACAAAGatggaatttattgaaaaataagattGTCGATGAACTTGGATCTACAATATCATCGTCTACAGAAATCAGTTATCTAATTTGTTATGTGCAAATgatggaaaaatgcaaaaaagatcCTCAATTGTTCCACCaacaatttgaagtttttgaatcaGTCTTGTACAAA ACCGATTGCAATGAACCTGTGAGCGTTTCATATCTGATGCAATCAATTTCCCTGCTACTTTCTGAAGATGATCATCAGAAGTTTATGAATCAAACAACAACCAGATATCAAAGTCTTGAAGGATCATCACTTgacaatttcaatcaaaagtATCGACTCGCATATCTCCAAAATAAG aatacaaatgatttgaaaactattgCCAACTTGAAATTGCCAGAACGGACGATACGTCAGCTATTTTTCGCGATTTGCAACAGGGAGGCGGAAAACGAAAATAATAGTGAAATTCCTGAAca ACACCATATCGCGGAAATCAAGGCGAAATTATTACGAAATGCACCAAATTCTTTATCTGCATTCGAGCAATTTCTGACAAACATTTCTGGAAGCACTGAAAGCCCTTTTGAATATCTTTTGGATTTTGATAGTTTCGATTCGAATCCTGATAGATGCAGATATGAGACCGCAAGCCCTCTATGGAGACAAcgaattttctgtcaaattgttccgattttcaaaagaaaattcgaGGAGCCTGGATCCCAGAAGCACGTTCTTGTCGAGATGCTACCACATCTTTTGACATTCGCAGTTCCATTGGATTTTCAGCAACTGAAGAAACAATTCGCTATG TTGTTGCCAGTTCTAATTCAAACAATCGGCATGGAAGATGTCATCCCAAGCCACGTCACACGGACTATTCCAATGTTTCTTACAATCTCTGAACCTCTTCAGCCAAAAGATCTCGGAACAGTCGTCAAATATCTGTGCTCCATTACAAGGGACAACGACTCGAATATG ACCAACTTGGAGGATGCGTTGAATGGATTGAACATTTTGGCGCGACGACAGCCACCGAAGTCATTGCATTCTGAAGTGCCACTTGTGGTCACGTCAATCAACAAAATCTTGGGTCACAAAAAGAGGTTGCTTCGAATGATGGCGGCTGATGTGAAAAACAATTG ggaGATGGTTATCACCAAGTAG